In Porites lutea chromosome 1, jaPorLute2.1, whole genome shotgun sequence, a single genomic region encodes these proteins:
- the LOC140946599 gene encoding astacin-like, whose amino-acid sequence MRRSRMAQTSCLFYLLLTFVSSTVQYPDEGNEEESLHEGDIRLSYKQEIALEMFGDPTAPVLGARGITKYQNLLWNTRVVPYNISSELDETPAAKSVILSAMKEWEQSSCLKFVRRTTEENYIAFFKGNGCWSWVGRQGGMQQISLASGCWSQGTVVHEIVSFNECNLACREQEDTGYEIDFNVEPINIREV is encoded by the exons ATGAGGAGATCAAGAATGGCTCAGACTTCGTGTCTTTTTTACTTGCTTCTCACTTTTGTCAGTTCAACCGTTCAGTACCCTGACGAAG GAAATGAAGAGGAATCTCTTCATGAAGGTGATATCAGACTGTCATATAAGCAAGAGATTGCACTTGAGATGTTTGGAGATCCTACAGCTCCAGTTTTGGGGGCCCGAGGAATAACTAAGTATCAGAACCTTCTGTGGAACACACGTGTCGTCCCTTACAATATCTCAAGTGAATTAG ATGAGACCCCCGCGGCTAAAAGTGTTATTTTGAGTGCCATGAAGGAGTGGGAGCAGAGCTCGTGTTTAAAGTTTGTAAGAAGAACAACCGAAGAAAACTACATCGCGTTTTTCAAAGGCAATGG GTGCTGGTCATGGGTAGGACGGCAAGGTGGAATGCAGCAAATTTCACTGGCTAGCGGTTGCTGGTCTCAAGGAACAGTCGTCCACGAGATTG tttcttttaatGAATGCAATCTGGCATGTAGAGAGCAAGAAGACACTGGGTACGAGATTGATTTTAATGTCGAGCCTATCAACATTCgtgaagtttaa
- the LOC140946690 gene encoding uncharacterized protein, producing MNKRVKDVNWSKLANASPKPKRLHLEEDDCDGLFHCPVQICNHDGFTTQRGCRKHVKNKHSWYYYFDEKPNSAQMESFHNQSKKIEANDRTTPRATRAIASFDLKNNIAKSFFSWLTGSGGGCKSDRQAQQIVSRCLKFLKFCCEDEEELTFGTVDFSLCSPNLLFKFVDTMQDKWKLEHAGRIGYLDAIAELADFRKVNGASETVWRGLSTAEMYLKRVRKTVSKMMRLQWTSELDIDALEAKGHWATMEELLEVVGRYLPRYESVLKTCRDKPDTVSPLELSFATKFLAVYLFIKVKGSRPMTYQYLTIEMVDKAKTNGGFIDQKQFKTAGKYGFDSLFLTDTSMQVLEGYINHIRPLLKPNCDYVLVTRNGRQHNKLGEAMSKLVFDATGKYVHPTRYRQIVETASSRTLSSSAQDAISEDQKHSSVVARVHYQKRRSREVSSKAHAFLERLQGERGSELEMNVRSRLSENSSSSQEQDVGKTDTSSNDEEYVITDTTREPLVGVPKLRRENAFRVTETSTRRKSLMFTPEEDKFLKAGLKRYGFGQWKAILTDLDFQFQKGRTANSLLSRAARRFGSYSKSTGERTNSRACSYLKFLNSNK from the coding sequence ATGAACAAACGAGTCAAGGATGTCAACTGGTCAAAGTTAGCAAATGCTTCGCCTAAACCAAAGAGACTTCACTTAGAAGAGGATGATTGTGATGGTCTTTTTCACTGCCCAGTGCAAATTTGTAACCACGATGGATTCACTACGCAAAGAGGCTGTAGAAAACACGTAAAGAACAAGCACAGTTGGTACTATTACTTCGACGAGAAGCCAAACAGTGCTCAAATGGAATCGTTTCATAATCAATCCAAGAAAATTGAAGCCAACGATCGGACGACTCCACGTGCAACGAGAGCAATTGCCTCATTCGACTTGAAAAACAACATTGCTAAGAGTTTTTTCTCATGGCTAACTGGCAGCGGCGGGGGTTGTAAAAGCGATCGACAAGCACAGCAAATTGTCAGCAGGTGTTTAAAGTTTCTCAAATTCTGTTGCGAAGACGAAGAGGAACTCACATTTGGTACTGTTGATTTTAGCCTATGTTCACCGAATCTCCTATTTAAATTCGTTGATACGATGCAGGATAAGTGGAAACTCGAACACGCGGGACGCATAGGCTACTTGGACGCCATTGCAGAATTAGCGGATTTCAGAAAAGTAAATGGCGCATCAGAAACAGTATGGAGAGGCCTGTCCACAGCAGAAATGTACTTAAAAAGGGTGCGAAAAACCGTCTCAAAGATGATGAGGTTGCAATGGACCAGCGAACTCGATATTGACGCTTTAGAAGCCAAGGGGCACTGGGCCACCATGGAAGAGCTTTTAGAGGTGGTGGGGCGTTACTTGCCGCGCTACGAGAGCGTGCTTAAAACATGCAGGGATAAACCAGATACTGTTTCGCCACTGGAATTATCGTTTGCTACCAAATTTCTGGCCGTCTATTTGTTTATCAAGGTTAAAGGCTCACGTCCGATGACATACCAATATCTAACCATAGAAATGGTCGACAAAGCTAAGACTAACGGCGGATTCATAGACCAAAAACAATTCAAGACAGCTGGAAAGTATGGTTTTGATTCGCTTTTCCTGACAGACACCAGTATGCAAGTCCTGGAAGGCTACATCAACCACATTCGCCCACTTCTCAAGCCTAATTGTGATTATGTTTTAGTCACGAGAAATGGTCGACAGCATAACAAGCTAGGAGAAGCAATGAGTAAATTGGTGTTCGATGCAACAGGCAAGTATGTTCACCCAACTCGCTACCGCCAAATAGTGGAGACGGCAAGCTCTAGAACTCTTAGCAGCAGCGCGCAAGATGCGATCTCCGAGGACCAGAAACACAGCTCTGTTGTGGCAAGGGTTCACTATCAAAAACGGCGATCTCGCGAAGTCTCCAGCAAAGCGCATGCATTTTTGGAAAGACTACAGGGCGAGAGGGGATCAGAGCTAGAGATGAACGTACGCTCCAGGCTTTCTGAGAATTCAAGTTCTTCACAAGAACAAGATGTTGGCAAAACCGATACGTCTTCTAATGACGAAGAATACGTAATTACAGATACAACACGCGAGCCTTTAGTAGGAGTGCCAAAATTGAGGCGCGAAAATGCGTTCAGAGTGACCGAAACAAGCACGCGACGAAAGAGTTTAATGTTCACCCCCGAGGAAGACAAATTTCTCAAAGCTGGACTTAAACGGTACGGATTTGGGCAATGGAAAGCGATTCTAACAGACCTCGACTTTCAGTTCCAAAAGGGAAGAACGGCTAACTCTCTTCTGAGCCGAGCCGCCAGAAGATTTGGATCATATTCAAAATCGACGGGAGAACGAACGAACTCAAGGGCATGTAGCTATCTTAAATTCTTGAACTCAAATAAATGA